One part of the Desulfonatronovibrio magnus genome encodes these proteins:
- a CDS encoding DUF1788 domain-containing protein: MSTNLEHRLNKLIDRLLSPELLAGSGIGNEVAFYIFDYPPEEEIRVRKFIAIIKDQISKRKPDLCLAHVDLFQLVVDYLKDRKILDLCYDKQKKEGDQALLSALKDPLNIKTRLSPYFVQKVKPEAQDLVLLSGVGSAWPLVRTHSLLNNLQSHMQNKPLVVFYPGYYDGLKLHLFGRVKEKNYYRAFRLAE; encoded by the coding sequence GTGAGCACAAACCTTGAACACCGCCTGAACAAGTTGATCGACAGGCTCCTTTCTCCAGAACTCCTGGCCGGTTCCGGCATAGGCAATGAGGTGGCCTTTTATATTTTTGATTACCCTCCGGAAGAGGAGATCAGGGTTCGCAAATTCATTGCAATTATCAAAGATCAGATAAGCAAGCGCAAACCAGACCTTTGCCTGGCCCATGTAGATCTGTTCCAGCTGGTTGTGGATTATCTGAAAGACCGCAAGATTCTGGATCTTTGCTATGACAAGCAGAAAAAGGAAGGAGATCAGGCCCTGCTCAGTGCGCTAAAGGACCCCCTGAACATCAAAACCAGACTTTCCCCATATTTTGTTCAAAAGGTAAAACCAGAGGCCCAGGATCTTGTTCTGCTCTCTGGCGTGGGCAGCGCCTGGCCTTTGGTCAGGACACACTCTCTGCTCAACAATCTCCAGAGCCATATGCAGAATAAACCTCTGGTTGTGTTCTACCCTGGCTACTACGATGGACTAAAGCTTCATCTGTTCGGCAGGGTCAAGGAAAAAAATTACTACCGGGCATTTCGTCTTGCTGAATAG
- a CDS encoding DUF1819 family protein yields the protein MSPSRYKGDLVAGALLVNESWKIARLMVGGLEKNELMEKVIRDNLLQKRSPSSTKRQASLIVNRLMTLPKPFWSMISDGSHDQATQALFCAAIKYSPILGDFVSTVVAGNMRVFKKELTHAQWDSYFEERAAIDPTLDSWSESTRGKVRQISFLILSQAGVIDSTRARNILPFHLLPTIRFMLIEHSEEYILSCLEVFE from the coding sequence TTGTCCCCATCACGCTATAAAGGAGACCTGGTGGCAGGTGCCCTGCTTGTCAATGAGAGTTGGAAGATTGCCCGGCTGATGGTCGGGGGGCTTGAGAAAAATGAGCTCATGGAGAAGGTCATAAGAGACAATCTCCTGCAAAAGCGCAGTCCATCCAGCACCAAAAGACAGGCCAGTCTGATTGTAAACAGGCTCATGACCCTGCCCAAACCTTTCTGGAGCATGATCAGTGACGGTTCACATGATCAGGCAACCCAGGCCCTGTTTTGCGCAGCCATTAAGTACAGCCCAATCCTTGGAGATTTTGTCTCCACAGTTGTTGCCGGGAATATGCGGGTTTTCAAAAAAGAACTTACTCATGCCCAGTGGGATTCCTATTTTGAAGAACGAGCGGCCATTGATCCAACACTGGATTCCTGGTCAGAATCAACCCGGGGGAAAGTCAGACAGATAAGTTTCCTGATCCTGTCTCAGGCCGGAGTCATAGATTCCACCCGGGCAAGGAATATCCTGCCCTTCCATCTTCTCCCAACAATCAGGTTCATGCTTATAGAGCACAGTGAAGAATATATCCTGTCATGCCTGGAGGTATTTGAGTGA